From Vicinamibacterales bacterium:
GGCAGCTTTCTGGCGACACGCACCGCCGCGGCGGGCGAAAACGATCAGATCGCGGCGCTCCGCGCGGAGCTCGGCGCGCTCAAGCGAGAGCGCGCGCACGAGACCTCCGGCACGGCGGGCCGCTCGACTGAAACCGCGATCGTCGGCGCCATGGACGATCACAGCCGCGCCGCGCTGGTCTCGGAGATCACGCAGCAGTTGAAGAGCGAGATGGGGCTGATGCCGGTCAGCCTGATGCGGCAGCGCCGCCAGAGCTTTGTAGAGCTCTACTCGTACGACGTCACCGGCGCCAGCAATTACGGCACCGCCGGCTATCTCGGCGACGGGTATTTCATCACCGTCAAGCACGCCGTGGTGGCGCTTGGCGACAACGCGAGCGGCCGCCGGATCACGTCCGTGAAGGTCGTCTACGACGGCAAGCAGATTTCCGCCAAGGTCGTCGACACCGGCGACGCGGCGGTCGAGGTCGATCCGGGCGACTGGGCCATTCTGAAGGTGAAGGATCCGGTGGACCTGCCGGCCCTCGACGTCAACCTGCACTTCGGATTCGAGTTCGCCGACTCGATCGTGCGCCTTGGCAACGACTACTCCAAGGGCATCATCCTCTCGACCGGCTACGTCGGGCAGAAGACGTCGAACAACCTGGTGACCTGTCTCACCGACGGTCATCCGGGCGTTTCGGGCGGCGGCGTGCTCAACAACGACGGCGATCTCGTCGGAATCCCGATCGGCCGGATGCAGGGTGACTACCGCTTCTCGTTCATCCTGCCGCTGCGGGCCGAGATGTTCAGGAAGGTTCCGGCGCTGAATTAGCGTCGGACCTCGTCGACTCGCGACTACTTCGGTGAGTGCTTCCGCCGCCACTCCGCCAGACGGCGCCTGACCTCTGACTCGAAGCCGCGGTCGGTCGGCCGGTAGAACGTCCGGCCGCGATGCGCGGGCGGGAGGCACTCCATGTCGGCAGCGACGCCCTCGGCCTCGTCGTGGGCGTACTTGTAGTCCTTGCCGTAGTCGAGCGCCTTCATCAGCTTGGTCGGCGCGTTGCGCAAATGGAGCGGCACCGGCTCGGCGACGTCGGTCTTCGCCGCATCGGCGGCCTCGCCGTAGGCCATGTAGACGGCGTTGCTCTTCGGCGCGGTGGCGAGATAAATCACGGCCTGCGCAAGCGCCGTGTTGCCTTCCGGCATGCCCATGAAGTGCACGGCGTCCTTCGCCGCCACGGAGATCGCGAGCGCCTGCGGATCGGCGTTGCCGACGTCTTCCGACGCGAAGCGGACGACCCGGCGCGCGATGTAGAGCGCATCCTCGCCAGACTCGATCATCCGCGCCAGCCAGTAGACCGACGCGTCTGGATCGCTGTTGCGCATCGACTTGTGCAGCGCCGAGATCAGGTTGTAATGCTCCTCGCCGGTCTTGTCGTAGAGGAGCGCGCGGTTCTGCGCGAGATCGGAGACGAGCGCGAGGTCGATCTCCCGGCCGTCGGCGACTGCCGCCGCCATCTCGAGCATGTTGAGCGCCGTGCGAGCGTCGCCGTTGGCGTAGCGGGCGATGCCGGTGAGCGCCTCCTCGCTCGCCGTGACACGATCGCCGCCGAGTCCGCGCTCAGGGTCGGCGATCGCGCGCCGGAGAATCGTCACCATCGAGCCGAGCGTCAGCGGCTTGAGGACGTGCACCTTCGAGCGCGACAGCAGCGCCGAGTTCACCTCGAACGACGGGTTCTCGGTGGTCGCGCCGATGAGGACGATGTCGCCCGACTCGACGCGCGGCAGGAAAGCATCCTGCTGCGCCTTGTTGAACCGATGGATCTCGTCGATGAACACGATCGTCCGTCGACCGGAGCGCCGCCGCGCGGCCTCCGCTTCGGCCATGACCTCGCGGATTTCCTTGATGCCCGACAGCACGGCGCTGAAGGCGACGAAATGCGCGCGGGTCGCCGTCGCGATCACCCGCGCCAGCGTCGTCTTGCCGGTGCCGGGCGGACCCCAGAGAATGATCGAGCGCAGCCGATCGTGCACGATCGCCTCGCGCAGGGGCCGTCCGGCCCCCAGCAGCGGCTCCTGTCCGACGATGTCGTCGAGCGTGCGCGGGCGCATGCGCTCGGCCAGCGGCGACGCCGGATCGCTGGCGGCCGACGTCTGGGGCGTCGCGGGGGGCGGTTCCTCGTCCGGGAAGAGATCCATCAGGGCTCGTATTGGCGCGACGCTTCGTAGAGGAGCAGCGCGGCAGCCACCGCGACGTTCAGCGACTCGACCGGCGCGCGCATCGGGATCGTCACCGACTCGTGCGCCGCCGACACCATGGCGCCCGACACGCCTGCGCCTTCGGCGCCGAGCACCAGCGCGGTTGGCTGACGGAAGTCGAGTCGCGGCAGCGGCGTACCGCCGCGCGGCACCGCCGCCACCAGCCGCACCCGCCTGTCGCCGGCAGCCGCAATCACGTCCGCCGCGCTGCCGCGCGCCGCGACGGGGAGCCGGAAGGTGCCTCCCATCGCGCCCCGCAGCGCCTTCCAGCCGAATGGATTGGCCGTGCCGTCGATCGCCGCGACGCCGGCGGCGCCGAAGGCCGCGGCGGCCCGCACGATCGCGCCGACATTGCCGGGATCCTGCAGTCCGGCCAGCACAACGACGAGCGGCAGCTGCGATCCGGCGCCGACGGCCGCCGCGAAGACAACGCCGACGTCGGTCGCTCGCGCCCGCGCGATGGCGACGACGCCAGACGGGTGCTCGACGGGGCTGATCGCCGCCAGCACCTGGTCGCTGACCAGAATCGCCCGCCCGCCGCGCGCCTGCACGTCGTCCGCGAGCCGGTGGAGAGGCGCCTGCGCATCGCCCAACTGCCGATCGGAGAACGCCGCGAGCTCGACCGGCACGTCGCAGGCAAGCGCCTCGGCGACGAGATGCTCCCCGTCGAGGAGGATCTCGCCGGCATGGCCGCCGGCCCCGTGCGGCACGCCGCGGCCGATCGGCGCCGCGCTGCGCGAGGCGCGCGCGAGCTCGCGAAAGCGCTTGACGACCGCGTTCTGCCGGCTGCTGACACGCTCCATGTCCTGGCTATTCCGCCGGGTCGGGGGCCGCGATCGTGGGTGCTGTGTCCGGCATCAGGTTTCTGTTAACATTTTGCACGTGAAAGAGCGGATCCTGAAGAAGTTCGAGGAGGAGATCGCACAGCTCGACAAGGAGCTGAAGACCGAGCTGCCTCGTGAGATCAAGCGCGCCCGCGAGCTGGGGGACCTGCGCGAGAACGCCGAGTACCAGGCGGCCAAGGAGCGGCAGCGGCTCGTCGAGTCGCGGATCAGCCTGCTGCAGAAGCGCGTCTCCGAGATTCAGCTGATGAACCTCGAGAAGATCCCGAAGGACAAGGTGGGGTTCGGATCCACGGTGACGCTCAGCGAAGACAACGGCCAGACGATCGTCTACCAGCTGGTGATGCCCGAAGACGCCAACGTCGAGGGCGGCCTGATCTCCACCGCGTCGCCGATCGGCCGCGCGCTCCTGAACCGGGAGACGGGGGACGAGGTCCTCGTCCGCACGCCCAACGGCGCCGAGCGCCATTTCGAGATTACCAAGCTGGTCACGATCCACGACTAGTGAAGTCGAGTCAGTGATCACCACCGACGCGCCCTCCGAGACCACGCGCCCGTACTCGACTCGCTTGCGCACGGCGCTGGTGCTGACCGGCACCGGCACGGCGGGAGCGTATCACGCGGGCGTGCTGCGCGCGCTGCACGAGGCGGGTCTGCGCGTCGACATCGTCGCCGGCCGTGGCATCGGCGCCGTCGCGGCGCTGTTCTCGGCGGTCGACGGCGGCCAGCGTCTGTGGGATCCGGCGGGTCTCTGGAAGCAGGGGCGGCTGGCCAAAGCATATGCGTGGCGTCAACCGTTGCGCGTCGCCGGCTGGGCGCTGGTGGCAGCGGCCGCGCTGCTGGCGGTTCCGCTCGTCGTCTTCGCGTTCGGCATTGTCGCGGCACTGGTGGCGGTGCTGCTGTCGCTGGTGACGCTCGATCGCGCCTCGACGGCCGTCACCTCCGCCTATGCGCGCGGCCTCGACGCGCTCTTCTCCCCATCGGCGCTGCCGACCGTCGTGCCGCGGCTGATCGTCTTGTGCCTGGTGATCGCGGCGGCGGCGCTCGCCGCCGGCGTTGCGGGCGAGGTCTGGCGCGCGCCGGCCCGCCGCCGCACCCGCAACGCTTCGCTCTGGCGCTTGATCGGCGCGCCGTGTTCGACGCGGCTGCTGCTCGATCGGACGGTCGGCGAGCTGTGGAATCTCGTGCGCGGGGCGGCCGCGATTCCGCCGCCGCCGCGTCCCGAGCTGGGACAGCGCTACGCGGATCTGCTGTCGGAGAATCTCGGCCAGCCTGGCTTCCGCGAGCTGCTGGTCGTGACCCATGATCTCGACGCGCGTCAGGATCTTGTCTTCGCGCTGTTGTCCGACGGCTTCCGGCAGCGTTTTTTTGCGCGGCCTGGCGGCGGGGCAGGACGCGCCGCCGAGGCGATCGATCTCGCCGGCGCCGGACGCGATCACCTCATCGACGCGCTCGCCGGCAGCCTCGCGATCCCGATCGCCACCGCGCCGCACCTGGTGCGGCTGGCGGCGGACGGACCGTGGCAGGGGGAGGTTCACCGCACCTGCGACCGAGCCGCCTCGTTGAGACGATTGCTGGAGGAAGTGGCAGCCGCGGGCGCCGAGCAGCTGATCGTGGTCTCGGGGGCGGCGCCGTCGGCCCGGGCCCACGACCTGTCGACCGCCCGTATCGATCCGCGCGGCCGCGCCGCCGAGCAGCTTGCCGCGTTCGAAGCCGCGGATCTGCGCGATGCGCTCGAGCCGGCCGGCGTGTTCGCCAACGTCTACGCGATCCGACCCGGCCACAATCCCGTCGGGCCGCTCGACTTCGCCGGCGTCTACGACGAACGATCGGATCGGCCGTTCGCGGTGGGCGAGCTCGTCGATCGAGGCTACGAGGACGCCTACCGGCAGTTCATCGAGCCGGTGGTGGCGGCCGGGGCCGATCGGCTGGCCGGCGCGGCGGTCCAATCCTGACTTGGCGATCTGACAATCGAGTGTTTCGGTGATTGATAACGAGTGTTTCCGTGATTGATAACGAGTGTTTCCGTGATTGATAAAAAGATGCGCGCTGACACCACGACGGTCCAGGGCTCGCACGGCGCCGATCGCGACGCCGAGCCGCTCACCACGCCGATTTACGAGACGACGACGTTCGTCTTCGACAACGCGGCGCAGGTCACGGCCTACAACGAGGGGCGGTCGAAGAAGTTTATCTATTCCCGTTACGGCAATCCGACCGTCGGCGCGGTGGAAACGACCCTGGCGTCGCTCGAGGGAGCCGACACCGCGCTGCTCTTCGCGAGCGGCATGGCCGCCACGGCGACCGCGCTGCTCGCGCTGCTCGAGAGCGGCGACGAGGTGCTGTGCAGCGCCGCGATCTACGGCGGCACGCTGCACCTGCTGGCGGATCTGTTCCCACGCTACGGCATCCAGCCGCGATTCGTCACGACCGGGGCGCTGCGCGATCCGGACGCCGCGATCGGCGAGCGAACTCGCGTGATGTGGTTCGAGTCGCCAATCAACCCGACGCTGCGCTGCGTCGACGTCGCGGCCATTGCCGCCGCGTGCCGCAGCCGCGGCGTCGTCTCGATCATCGACAATACGTTCGCCAGCCCGATCAACCAGCAGCCGATCGGCATGGGCGTCGATCTCGTCATGCACAGCGTGACCAAGTACCTCAACGGCCACAGCGACGTCACCGCCGGCGCCATCGCCGGGCCGGCGGCGTTGATGGCGAGGATCGAGAAGGCGCGCCGCATGCTGGGAGGCATCGTCGATCCGCAGGCGGCCTACGCGATTGGCCGAGGCCTGAAGACGCTCGCCGTGCGCGTGGAGCGGCACAACGCGAACGCGATGCGCGTCGCGCGCTGGCTCGAGACGCGCAAGGGCAGCGGCGTCGATGAGGTGTATTACCCGGGACTCGAATCGCACCCGGATCACGCGCTGGCGGCGCGCCAGATGCACGGCTACGGCGGCATGGTGTGCGTCGACGTCGGCGGTGGCCAGGCGCGCGCCGAGCGGTTCTTCGACCGCCTGACGGTGTTCAGGCGCGCCGCGAGCCTCGGCGGCGTCGAGAGCCTGTGCAGCCTGCCGGTGCTGACATCGCAGTGGGGGCACACCGATGCGCAGCTGGCTGCGGCCGGGATCACCAGGAGCATGGCGCGCCTCTCGGTTGGTCTCGAGGATCCGCAGGACCTGATCGACGATCTGGAGCAGGCGCTCGCGTGAGGGCGGCCATCCTGGCACTCCTCCTGGCCCGGCTCGCACTGTCAGCACCAGCACCGTCAGCACCCGTGGCGCCCTCAGCCCCCCTGGCACCTCGTCTCGACCATCTCGTGGTCGGAATCCGGAGTCTCGACGAAGGCATCGCGCAGTTCGAGGCTTTGACCGGCGTGAAGCCGTCGTCAGGCGGCAGGCATCCCGGCCGCGGCACCGAGAACGCCGTGGTCTCGCTCGGCGGCGGTTCCTATCTCGAGATCCTGGCGCCGCAGCCCGACGCCAAGCTTGCGGCCGACGATGAACCGCTGCGAGCGTTGCCGCGGCTGACGATCGTGGAATGGGCCGTCGCGGTGCCGGACGTCGATGCCGCGGTCGCTTCTCTGCACGCGGCAGGGTTCGTCACGTCGCCGCCGCAGCCGGGCGCGCGCCTGACGCCGGACGGCGAGCGCCTCGACTGGATGACCTTCAGCCTGGAGGGCGAGCCCATCGACGGCGCACCCTTCTTCATCCGTTGGAGCCCGAACACGCGTCACCCGTCCACGACCGCGCCATCGGGCTGCGGCCTGGAACGGTTCACTGTCGCCGATGCGTCCGCCGATCGTCTGACCGCGATATTGAAGGCGCTCGACGTGAGCGGCGTGACGGTGGCGGGGGCGTCGGGCGCCACACGAATCGCCGCGACGATCGCCTGCGGCGCGAAGCGCGCGACGCTGACGTCGCGGGCCCCTGGTGTATGATTCGCGCATCCTTGAAGCGCTTCGCTAACTGACGCGCCACCAGCCCGATGTCATTAACGGCCGGCACGCGTCTCGGTCCGTACGAGATCATCTCGCACCTGGGCTCGGGCGGCATGGGGGAGGTCTACCGCGCGCGCGACACGCGGCTGAACCGCGAGGTGGCCGTCAAAGTGCTGCCGCCGCTCTTCGCCCAGGATCCCGAGCGCCTGGCGCGGCTCGAGCAGGAGGCGCGGGCCGCCGCGGCGCTGAACGCCCCTGGCATCGTCGCCGTTTACGACATCGGCACCGACACGTCATCGGGACAGCCGCGGCTGTTCGTCGTGATGGAGTTACTCGAGGGGGAGACGCTGCGCGCCCGGCTCGACGGCGGCGCCATGGCTCCGCGCAAGGCTGCCGAGTATGCGGCGCA
This genomic window contains:
- a CDS encoding serine protease, which encodes MSRGLVPTLFVTLSAVLFFSLGSFLATRTAAAGENDQIAALRAELGALKRERAHETSGTAGRSTETAIVGAMDDHSRAALVSEITQQLKSEMGLMPVSLMRQRRQSFVELYSYDVTGASNYGTAGYLGDGYFITVKHAVVALGDNASGRRITSVKVVYDGKQISAKVVDTGDAAVEVDPGDWAILKVKDPVDLPALDVNLHFGFEFADSIVRLGNDYSKGIILSTGYVGQKTSNNLVTCLTDGHPGVSGGGVLNNDGDLVGIPIGRMQGDYRFSFILPLRAEMFRKVPALN
- a CDS encoding replication-associated recombination protein A encodes the protein MDLFPDEEPPPATPQTSAASDPASPLAERMRPRTLDDIVGQEPLLGAGRPLREAIVHDRLRSIILWGPPGTGKTTLARVIATATRAHFVAFSAVLSGIKEIREVMAEAEAARRRSGRRTIVFIDEIHRFNKAQQDAFLPRVESGDIVLIGATTENPSFEVNSALLSRSKVHVLKPLTLGSMVTILRRAIADPERGLGGDRVTASEEALTGIARYANGDARTALNMLEMAAAVADGREIDLALVSDLAQNRALLYDKTGEEHYNLISALHKSMRNSDPDASVYWLARMIESGEDALYIARRVVRFASEDVGNADPQALAISVAAKDAVHFMGMPEGNTALAQAVIYLATAPKSNAVYMAYGEAADAAKTDVAEPVPLHLRNAPTKLMKALDYGKDYKYAHDEAEGVAADMECLPPAHRGRTFYRPTDRGFESEVRRRLAEWRRKHSPK
- a CDS encoding RNA methyltransferase encodes the protein MERVSSRQNAVVKRFRELARASRSAAPIGRGVPHGAGGHAGEILLDGEHLVAEALACDVPVELAAFSDRQLGDAQAPLHRLADDVQARGGRAILVSDQVLAAISPVEHPSGVVAIARARATDVGVVFAAAVGAGSQLPLVVVLAGLQDPGNVGAIVRAAAAFGAAGVAAIDGTANPFGWKALRGAMGGTFRLPVAARGSAADVIAAAGDRRVRLVAAVPRGGTPLPRLDFRQPTALVLGAEGAGVSGAMVSAAHESVTIPMRAPVESLNVAVAAALLLYEASRQYEP
- the greA gene encoding transcription elongation factor GreA translates to MKERILKKFEEEIAQLDKELKTELPREIKRARELGDLRENAEYQAAKERQRLVESRISLLQKRVSEIQLMNLEKIPKDKVGFGSTVTLSEDNGQTIVYQLVMPEDANVEGGLISTASPIGRALLNRETGDEVLVRTPNGAERHFEITKLVTIHD
- a CDS encoding patatin-like phospholipase family protein, whose translation is MITTDAPSETTRPYSTRLRTALVLTGTGTAGAYHAGVLRALHEAGLRVDIVAGRGIGAVAALFSAVDGGQRLWDPAGLWKQGRLAKAYAWRQPLRVAGWALVAAAALLAVPLVVFAFGIVAALVAVLLSLVTLDRASTAVTSAYARGLDALFSPSALPTVVPRLIVLCLVIAAAALAAGVAGEVWRAPARRRTRNASLWRLIGAPCSTRLLLDRTVGELWNLVRGAAAIPPPPRPELGQRYADLLSENLGQPGFRELLVVTHDLDARQDLVFALLSDGFRQRFFARPGGGAGRAAEAIDLAGAGRDHLIDALAGSLAIPIATAPHLVRLAADGPWQGEVHRTCDRAASLRRLLEEVAAAGAEQLIVVSGAAPSARAHDLSTARIDPRGRAAEQLAAFEAADLRDALEPAGVFANVYAIRPGHNPVGPLDFAGVYDERSDRPFAVGELVDRGYEDAYRQFIEPVVAAGADRLAGAAVQS
- a CDS encoding aminotransferase class I/II-fold pyridoxal phosphate-dependent enzyme, with amino-acid sequence MRADTTTVQGSHGADRDAEPLTTPIYETTTFVFDNAAQVTAYNEGRSKKFIYSRYGNPTVGAVETTLASLEGADTALLFASGMAATATALLALLESGDEVLCSAAIYGGTLHLLADLFPRYGIQPRFVTTGALRDPDAAIGERTRVMWFESPINPTLRCVDVAAIAAACRSRGVVSIIDNTFASPINQQPIGMGVDLVMHSVTKYLNGHSDVTAGAIAGPAALMARIEKARRMLGGIVDPQAAYAIGRGLKTLAVRVERHNANAMRVARWLETRKGSGVDEVYYPGLESHPDHALAARQMHGYGGMVCVDVGGGQARAERFFDRLTVFRRAASLGGVESLCSLPVLTSQWGHTDAQLAAAGITRSMARLSVGLEDPQDLIDDLEQALA
- a CDS encoding VOC family protein, giving the protein MAPSAPLAPRLDHLVVGIRSLDEGIAQFEALTGVKPSSGGRHPGRGTENAVVSLGGGSYLEILAPQPDAKLAADDEPLRALPRLTIVEWAVAVPDVDAAVASLHAAGFVTSPPQPGARLTPDGERLDWMTFSLEGEPIDGAPFFIRWSPNTRHPSTTAPSGCGLERFTVADASADRLTAILKALDVSGVTVAGASGATRIAATIACGAKRATLTSRAPGV